One Gambusia affinis linkage group LG15, SWU_Gaff_1.0, whole genome shotgun sequence genomic window carries:
- the nlrc3l1 gene encoding protein NLRC3, producing the protein MAESSTMLSDNSSIGDAVSSREGVESIEDEGLYYIPERRPSLDLGPSPMDTSQWHFVDQALTPAQSYEKLTSEEEPEGVAGEEEPSTSVRLERVDSFSSCYSVDSNDCEKTIPKKKSKEDVTEPSNKLELIQEPEEIKHPSLTLQFTFKALCETLQKLHEDDLRMFKWKLWTHYPQPFSASQSMDIVDLVDRLLESFTCEMSVQITRTVLVDISKKNVAEHLRMLYIKNQIRHELCELMIQKYSEVTIAEGETMPLDDIYVDVSILSCFDNGPNIEHEVLQIAKPYTKKNPGKRQSLAETVSQEWVTKSYARQVYLYGLAGSGKSMFVKKLALDWARGRSHQNFSFVYVITIREINEYLETKISLMDIVNKLYPMAARIKSEGFRYENNEALFIFDGLDEYPEEFNFMRTEIHSDASCAMTMRVLLVNLLRGRFLSRSRFMITSRPHADRCAPWDGHYDEIEMGSFSDENKDEYFRKRFKDPNQATRVIEHVKSVKTLHIMCCLPLFCTLVADECQRVFRELRTEEKLPTNITYMYTKLLLKLLHIRRMRAPAFSPEEELKLLMDFGKFAFTLLEKGQFHMKRTKSPEISYVEAVNRSGICTQYTISPFVLSHDDVVCFLHPTMQEYMAALYAYLSFRNHDKNIFDQPVKSKFRLSTKGHRIMELYKAAVEKNLQCPDGKLDMFLRFLFGMGCKTNQELLLPFHKPSAKILDLAKECAALIKKKQGSQHPDRNKNLNCCLEELEMSTFDLAPSQSE; encoded by the exons ATGGCTGAATCGAGCACCATGTTGTCAGACAACTCTTCCATCGGGGATGCTGTGTCTAGTAGAGAAGGTGTTGAATCCATTGAGGATGAGGGTCTGTACTACATTCCTGAGAGGAGACCGTCTCTTGACCTTGGACCGTCTCCTATGGACACCAGTCAATG GCATTTTGTGGATCAGGCCTTGACTCCGGCTCAGAGCTATGAAAAATTGACTAGTGAAGAAGAACCAGAAGGCGTGGCGGGCGAGGAGGAGCCCTCTACAAG CGTCCGGCTGGAAAGAGTGGATTCATTTTCCAGCTGCTACTCCGTTGACAGCAATGACTGTGAAAAGACGATTCCTAA gaaaaaaagcaaagaggacGTCACAGAGCCCTCGAACAAGCTGGAATTAATCCAAGAGCCAGAGGAAATCAAGCATCCATCTTTGACCCTACAGTTCACTTTTAAG GCTTTGTGTGAGACCCTGCAGAAGCTGCACGAAGACGATTTGAGGATGTTCAAGTGGAAGCTGTGGACTCACTACCCGCAGCCTTTCAGCGCCTCTCAAAGCATGGACATCGTGGACCTTGTGGACCGACTGCTGGAGAGCTTCACCTGCGAAATGTCTGTGCAGATCACCAGAACCGTTCTCGTCgacatcagtaaaaaaaacgTCGCTGAGCATCTGCGGATGTTGTACATCAAAA aTCAAATACGTCATGAATTATGTGAATTGATGATACAGAAGTATAGCGAAGTGACGATCGCTGAAGGAGAAACGATGCCACTGGATGACATCTATGTAGACGTCtctattttgtcatgttttgacAATGGCCCAAATATTGAACATGAGGTCCTTCAAATAGCCAAGCCGTACACCAAGAAGAACCCAGGCAAACGGCAGTCGTTAGCAGAAACAGTCTCTCAGGAATGGGTCACCAAGTCTTATGCAAGGCAGGTGTATCTCTATGGACTGGCAGGATCGGGGAAGTCCATGTTTGTCAAAAAGCTTGCCCTTGACTGGGCTCGGGGGCGATCACACCAGAATTTCTCCTTTGTTTATGTCATAACAATCAGAGAGATAAATGAGTATTTAGAAACTAAGATCTCTCTGATGGATATAGTGAACAAACTGTACCCAATGGCAGCCAGGATAAAATCAGAGGGCTTTAGGTATGAAAACAATGAAGCCTTATTTATCTTTGACGGTCTTGACGAGTACCCTGAGGAGTTTAACTTTATGCGAACAGAGATTCACTCTGATGCCTCTTGTGCCATGACCATGAGGGTTCTCCTGGTGAACCTCCTCAGAGGCCGGTTTCTCAGCCGCTCCCGGTTCATGATAACGTCCCGGCCTCATGCTGATCGCTGCGCCCCGTGGGATGGGCATTATGACGAGATCGAAATGGGCAGTTTCTCCGACGAGAACAAAGACGAGTATTTCAGGAAGAGATTTAAGGACCCAAATCAGGCGACCCGTGTCATCGAGCACGTCAAGTCGGTGAAAACTCTCCATATCATGTGCTGCCTGCCCTTGTTCTGCACGTTGGTGGCAGACGAGTGCCAACGCGTCTTCAGAGAGTTGAGAACGGAAGAAAAACTCCCCACGAACATTACGTACATGTACACGAAGCTCCTGCTGAAGCTTCTTCACATCCGTAGAATGAGAGCTCCGGCTTTCAGTCCAGAGGAAGAGCTGAAGTTGCTCATGGATTTTGGGAAATTTGCCTTTACCTTGCTGGAAAAGGGTCAGTTTCATATGAAGAGGACGAAAAGTCCTGAGATCTCTTACGTTGAGGCAGTGAACAGAAGTGGCATTTGCACGCAGTACACGATATCTCCATTCGTCCTGAGCCATGATGACGTGGTGTGCTTTCTCCACCCCACCATGCAGGAGTACATGGCTGCTCTCTACGCATACCTCTCCTTTAGGAACCACgacaagaacatttttgatcAACCGGTGAAATCCAAATTCAGACTGAGCACCAAGGGACACAGAATAATGGAGCTGTACAAGGCCGCcgtggaaaaaaatctgcaatgcCCAGATGGCAAATTGGACATGTTCTTGCGTTTCCTCTTTGGGATGGGATGCAAAACCAACCAAGAACTTCTCCTGCCATTTCACAAGCCCTCTGCGAAGATCCTAGACTTGGCTAAAGAGTGTGCCGCTCTcatcaaaaagaaacaaggaTCTCAGCATCCAGATCGGAATAAGAACTTGAACTGTTGCCTGGAGGAGTTGGAGATGTCAACCTTTGACCTGGCTCCAAGTCAAAGTGAATAA
- the LOC122844881 gene encoding interleukin-18-binding protein-like, whose translation MLTGQINMKLQSAIKAFGCLCLVFAHGFPVSEFDSPKIIGPLHSHIKVDPGEHLILRCDALPNCDEDEALIYWLVNGTFPEESPSHGRIIESNESSLMEGLVLQKNLLLKNVALEDFSSNFSCVVTNAVGMAQKFIKLAYTDCSGKQ comes from the exons ATGCTAACTGGACAGATCAATATGAAGCTGCAATCTGCTATCAAAG CTTTTGGATGTCTGTGCCTGGTGTTTGCTCATGGATTTCCAG TTTCAGAGTTTGACTCTCCAAAGATTATCGGGCCTCTGCACAGCCACATAAAGGTGGATCCAG GTGAGCATCTGATTCTCCGCTGTGACGCATTACCGAACTGCGACGAGGACGAGGCTCTCATCTACTGGCTCGTCAACGGCACTTTCCCCGAAGAATCACCCAGCCATGGCAGAATAATCGAATCAAACGA GTCATCTTTAATGGAGGGATTGGTCCTACAGAAGAATTTGCTCTTGAAAAACGTCGCATTGGAGGACTTCAGTTCCAACTTTAGCTGCGTTGTAACAAATGCAGTAGGAATGGCGCAGAAGTTTATAAAGTTAGCATACACTGATTGTAGTGGGAAACAATAG
- the rnf121 gene encoding RING finger protein 121 isoform X1 has translation MAGVFEVEVDGVEHDHGLEQHNEPNQFDVSKLSPEEKWRVEHAKMHAKHKGHEAMHAEMVLILIVTLVVAQLVLVQWKQRHPKSYNMVTLFQMWVVPLYFTTKLHWWRFLSTWFIFSVITAYISFRATRKPLACTTPRLVYKWFLLLYKISYAIGIFGYSVVMFTLFGINLIFRIKPEDAMDFGVSLLFYGLYYGVLGRDFAEMCADFMASTVGYYSASGMPTKHLSDNICAVCGQPILVDVSEEGIIENTYRLSCNHVFHEFCIRGWCIVGKKQMCPYCKEKVDLKRMFSNPWERPHVMYGQLLDWLRYLVAWQPVIIGFVQGINYVLGLE, from the exons TTTGATGTGTCCAAGCTTTCACCAGAAGAGAAATGGAG AGTGGAGCACGCAAAAATGCATGCCAAACACAAAGGTCATGAGGCCATGCACGCAGAAATGGTGCTGATCCTCATCGTCACCCTGGTCGTCGCCCAGCTGGTACTCGTGCAGTGGAAACAGAGACACCCGAAGTCGTACAAC ATGGTGACACTGTTTCAGATGTGGGTAGTTCCGCTCTACTTCACTACAAAACTCCACTGGTGGAGGTTTCTGTCCACGTGGTTCATCTTCTCCGTCATCACAGCATACATCTCCTTTCGTGCCACTCGCAAGCCACTGGCCTGCACCACACCGAG GTTGGTGTACAAGTGGTTCCTCCTCCTGTACAAGATCAGCTATGCCATTGGAATATTTGGCTACAGCGTGGTCATGTTTACACTTTTTGGTATAAACCTTATATTCAG GATAAAGCCAGAGGATGCGATGGATTTTGGCGTTTCGCTGCTGTTCTATGGGCTGTACTATGGAGTCCTTGGTAGAGACTTTGCTGAGATGTGTGCAGACTTCATGGCCTCAACCGTTGGC TATTACAGTGCATCAGGGATGCCAACCAAGCACCTCTCGGACAATATCTGTGCCGTGTGTGGTCAGCCCATCCTCGTAGATGTCAGTGAGGAAGGGATAATCGAGAACACCTACAGATTATCCTGCAATCACGT TTTCCATGAGTTCTGCATAAGAGGCTGGTGCATCGTGGGGAAGAAGCAGATGTGTCCGTACTGCAAGGAGAAGGTGGATCTGAAGAGGATGTTCAGCAATCC CTGGGAGAGGCCACATGTCATGTATGGACAACTTTTAGACTGGCTTCGATACCTGGTAGCCTGGCAACCCGTCATCATCGGGTTTGTCCAAGGTATCAACTACGTCCTGGGTCTGGAGTGA
- the rnf121 gene encoding RING finger protein 121 isoform X2, whose protein sequence is MFDVSKLSPEEKWRVEHAKMHAKHKGHEAMHAEMVLILIVTLVVAQLVLVQWKQRHPKSYNMVTLFQMWVVPLYFTTKLHWWRFLSTWFIFSVITAYISFRATRKPLACTTPRLVYKWFLLLYKISYAIGIFGYSVVMFTLFGINLIFRIKPEDAMDFGVSLLFYGLYYGVLGRDFAEMCADFMASTVGYYSASGMPTKHLSDNICAVCGQPILVDVSEEGIIENTYRLSCNHVFHEFCIRGWCIVGKKQMCPYCKEKVDLKRMFSNPWERPHVMYGQLLDWLRYLVAWQPVIIGFVQGINYVLGLE, encoded by the exons atg TTTGATGTGTCCAAGCTTTCACCAGAAGAGAAATGGAG AGTGGAGCACGCAAAAATGCATGCCAAACACAAAGGTCATGAGGCCATGCACGCAGAAATGGTGCTGATCCTCATCGTCACCCTGGTCGTCGCCCAGCTGGTACTCGTGCAGTGGAAACAGAGACACCCGAAGTCGTACAAC ATGGTGACACTGTTTCAGATGTGGGTAGTTCCGCTCTACTTCACTACAAAACTCCACTGGTGGAGGTTTCTGTCCACGTGGTTCATCTTCTCCGTCATCACAGCATACATCTCCTTTCGTGCCACTCGCAAGCCACTGGCCTGCACCACACCGAG GTTGGTGTACAAGTGGTTCCTCCTCCTGTACAAGATCAGCTATGCCATTGGAATATTTGGCTACAGCGTGGTCATGTTTACACTTTTTGGTATAAACCTTATATTCAG GATAAAGCCAGAGGATGCGATGGATTTTGGCGTTTCGCTGCTGTTCTATGGGCTGTACTATGGAGTCCTTGGTAGAGACTTTGCTGAGATGTGTGCAGACTTCATGGCCTCAACCGTTGGC TATTACAGTGCATCAGGGATGCCAACCAAGCACCTCTCGGACAATATCTGTGCCGTGTGTGGTCAGCCCATCCTCGTAGATGTCAGTGAGGAAGGGATAATCGAGAACACCTACAGATTATCCTGCAATCACGT TTTCCATGAGTTCTGCATAAGAGGCTGGTGCATCGTGGGGAAGAAGCAGATGTGTCCGTACTGCAAGGAGAAGGTGGATCTGAAGAGGATGTTCAGCAATCC CTGGGAGAGGCCACATGTCATGTATGGACAACTTTTAGACTGGCTTCGATACCTGGTAGCCTGGCAACCCGTCATCATCGGGTTTGTCCAAGGTATCAACTACGTCCTGGGTCTGGAGTGA